A section of the Hippea sp. KM1 genome encodes:
- a CDS encoding ROK family protein produces the protein MALLAVDIGGSYLRYIVIDNEDTFEGKTAASGLDIVGFLSVLIERYGIERMAVSLAGQVLNGVVVASPNIDLPDGFDLGGYFYSKYGLDVLLENDLNCAAIAEAKYFSSKNLAAVYSGSGLGAGVIDNGRIVRGFRNMASELGHIPYKKAPFRCGCGKDNCLELFASSSGIKKWLRLKGADEDLSLDEISSNPELEWIATQYKEALVFGVSVVITLFNPEIVVLGGGVIKSNIWLVDYIRNGLRGSALDVSLESARIEPSLLQNGSLEGAVILLKGGFDGV, from the coding sequence ATGGCTTTGTTGGCGGTTGATATTGGTGGCAGCTATCTTAGATACATAGTAATCGACAATGAAGATACATTTGAAGGCAAGACGGCCGCATCGGGGCTTGATATAGTGGGTTTTCTGTCTGTCTTGATAGAAAGATACGGCATTGAGAGGATGGCTGTATCGCTTGCGGGTCAGGTTTTGAACGGTGTTGTTGTTGCATCGCCCAATATAGACTTACCCGACGGTTTTGATTTAGGGGGTTATTTTTATTCCAAATACGGCTTGGATGTTTTGCTTGAGAATGACTTAAATTGCGCTGCCATTGCCGAGGCTAAATACTTCAGTTCAAAGAACCTCGCAGCGGTGTATTCTGGCAGCGGTCTTGGAGCCGGTGTAATTGACAACGGTAGAATAGTAAGGGGTTTTAGGAATATGGCCTCAGAGCTTGGTCATATACCGTATAAGAAGGCACCGTTTAGGTGTGGCTGTGGCAAGGACAACTGCTTGGAGCTTTTTGCATCATCAAGCGGTATAAAGAAGTGGTTGAGGCTAAAGGGGGCGGATGAGGATCTTTCGCTTGATGAGATTTCATCAAACCCCGAGCTTGAATGGATAGCAACACAATACAAAGAGGCTTTGGTTTTTGGTGTTTCCGTTGTTATAACGCTGTTTAACCCGGAGATTGTTGTTCTTGGAGGAGGGGTTATCAAATCAAACATATGGCTTGTTGATTACATAAGGAATGGGTTGAGGGGATCTGCGCTTGATGTTAGTCTTGAGTCTGCAAGGATAGAGCCATCGCTGCTTCAAAACGGCTCACTTGAGGGTGCTGTTATTCTGCTAAAAGGTGGGTTTGATGGGGTTTGA
- the glgP gene encoding alpha-glucan family phosphorylase, with protein sequence MEGLFPYLIDEKYSLRVAYFSMEFAIDQALKTYSGGLGFLAGSHMRSANHKKQATIGVGMLWSFGYYDQTRNEDNTMKVEFRRKFYYFIEDTGVRVKVNINGKPITVKAYLLPANVFETAPILLLTTDTLENDFLSRTISYKLYDANEKTRIAQEIVLGIGGVRVLKELGIDIDVYHLNEGHALPLAFELMKDYPDLEELKKHIVFTTHTPEKAGNEEHNINLLNEMGFFGDFDARQIQEKLNYYDENFSLTVAALKLSKRANAVSKIHHGVSNKMWSFVEDRCQIISITNAQNMHYWADKHLLTYLQEHEDYQLTAYKKHLKHILFEEVADQTGKIFDPNILTVVWARRFVEYKRPWLLIYDMERFRRLINNKDYPIQIIWAGKPHPNDYRGISMFNEIVMMSKEFKNVAVLTGYELKLSKLLKQGADVWLNTPRWGREASGTSGMTAAANAAIHFSVDDGWHAEFQKDGINCFTIFHADPNLPTEEQDRQDYLSMMEKLENIILPMYYNDEKQWLNIVKTSMTDVMAYFDSSRMVDEYYEKLYKFGLDSGTKNETLKGDKSTDMK encoded by the coding sequence ATGGAAGGGCTGTTTCCATATTTAATAGACGAAAAATACTCCCTAAGGGTCGCATACTTTTCCATGGAATTTGCCATCGATCAGGCGCTTAAGACATACTCAGGGGGTCTGGGTTTTTTAGCAGGCTCTCACATGAGAAGCGCCAACCACAAAAAGCAGGCAACCATAGGCGTTGGGATGCTCTGGAGTTTCGGTTATTACGACCAAACCAGAAACGAAGACAACACCATGAAGGTGGAATTTAGAAGGAAGTTTTACTATTTTATTGAGGATACGGGCGTAAGGGTTAAGGTCAACATAAACGGAAAGCCCATCACCGTAAAGGCATATCTGTTGCCCGCCAATGTGTTTGAGACAGCACCCATTTTGCTTCTTACAACCGACACGCTGGAAAACGATTTCCTCTCAAGAACCATAAGCTATAAGCTATACGATGCAAACGAGAAAACACGGATAGCACAGGAGATTGTTTTAGGTATTGGCGGTGTTAGAGTCTTGAAGGAGTTGGGCATCGATATAGATGTGTATCATCTAAACGAAGGCCACGCCCTGCCTTTGGCCTTTGAGCTAATGAAGGATTACCCCGATTTAGAGGAGCTTAAAAAACACATAGTCTTTACAACCCACACACCAGAAAAGGCGGGCAATGAGGAACACAACATAAATTTATTAAACGAGATGGGCTTTTTTGGCGATTTTGATGCAAGGCAAATTCAGGAAAAGCTAAACTATTACGATGAAAACTTCTCGTTAACTGTGGCAGCCCTAAAGCTATCCAAAAGGGCCAATGCAGTATCAAAGATACACCACGGCGTATCGAACAAGATGTGGTCGTTTGTCGAGGATAGGTGCCAGATAATAAGCATAACAAACGCCCAGAACATGCACTATTGGGCAGATAAACACCTGCTTACATACCTGCAGGAGCATGAGGATTATCAGCTTACTGCGTATAAGAAACACCTAAAACACATACTCTTTGAAGAGGTAGCCGACCAAACGGGCAAGATATTTGACCCCAACATATTAACGGTCGTATGGGCACGCAGATTCGTTGAATACAAACGGCCGTGGCTTTTGATTTATGACATGGAAAGATTCAGAAGGCTTATAAACAACAAGGATTACCCCATTCAGATAATATGGGCCGGCAAACCCCATCCCAACGACTATAGAGGCATAAGCATGTTCAACGAGATAGTCATGATGAGTAAGGAGTTTAAGAATGTTGCCGTTTTAACGGGATATGAGTTGAAACTATCAAAGCTTTTGAAGCAGGGTGCCGATGTATGGTTAAACACGCCCAGGTGGGGTAGGGAGGCAAGCGGAACAAGCGGCATGACGGCTGCGGCAAATGCGGCGATTCATTTCTCCGTGGATGACGGCTGGCATGCGGAATTCCAGAAAGACGGCATAAACTGCTTCACGATCTTCCATGCAGACCCCAACCTGCCCACAGAAGAGCAGGATAGACAGGACTATCTAAGCATGATGGAGAAGTTAGAGAATATCATACTGCCCATGTATTACAACGACGAAAAGCAGTGGCTCAATATAGTAAAAACCAGCATGACCGATGTGATGGCGTATTTTGACTCATCAAGAATGGTGGATGAGTATTACGAAAAGCTTTATAAGTTCGGGCTTGATTCAGGCACAAAAAACGAAACACTCAAAGGGGATAAATCCACGGATATGAAATAG
- a CDS encoding glycogen synthase → MGFDVLFLISEVAGFAKTGGLADVGYAFPKALAEYGHNVVVVMPRYYVIDRNNLEHIPRSLSVRLGKDTLWFGVFRSKLPGSEVDIYFVDYEAFFGRKGLYDDGFVPYNDNAERFIFFSKAALEVSRSIGFRPDVVHLNDWQTSPASIVLKYNDYFRDSVVVLTIHNLQHQGFFGKEKFELLNVDSKHFNPFEFEALGGLNLLKGAIAVSDAITTVSRRYAKEIETPEYGFGLHEHIKAHSFKLFGILNGVDYNQWNPQTDRFIKCRYDIDSLENKKECREELISLFGLKIGDDEPLIGFIGRLVKQKGIELLAASIEGMLKDLRVGFVLLGSGERWAENFFSSLASKYPDRFGCFIGYSDELAHKIEAGCDMFLMPSLFEPCGLNQIYSLRYGTLPIVRAVGGLDDTVRNYDPETKEGWGFKFWDANPEALFNTIAWAIDVFRNDKEGFRVMQKRAMRLRFDWSASSKDYSDVYTWARIYKRLKGG, encoded by the coding sequence ATGGGGTTTGATGTTCTGTTTTTGATAAGCGAGGTTGCTGGATTTGCAAAGACCGGTGGCCTTGCCGATGTAGGCTATGCTTTTCCTAAGGCTTTGGCTGAATATGGCCATAATGTCGTTGTGGTTATGCCACGCTATTATGTGATAGATAGGAATAACCTTGAGCATATACCAAGGAGCCTGTCTGTTCGTCTCGGTAAGGATACCTTATGGTTTGGTGTTTTTAGGTCAAAATTGCCAGGAAGCGAGGTTGATATATACTTTGTGGACTATGAGGCCTTTTTCGGCAGAAAGGGTCTGTATGATGACGGTTTTGTGCCTTACAACGACAACGCCGAGCGGTTTATATTCTTCTCTAAAGCTGCGCTTGAGGTCTCAAGGTCTATAGGCTTTAGACCCGATGTGGTGCACCTAAACGATTGGCAGACATCGCCAGCAAGCATCGTTCTTAAATATAATGATTACTTTAGGGATTCTGTTGTTGTTTTAACCATACACAACCTGCAGCACCAGGGTTTTTTTGGTAAAGAGAAGTTTGAGCTTTTAAATGTCGATTCTAAACATTTCAATCCGTTCGAATTTGAGGCCTTAGGCGGGTTGAATCTTCTAAAGGGTGCTATAGCCGTATCGGATGCAATAACAACGGTGAGCAGAAGGTATGCTAAGGAGATAGAAACACCCGAGTATGGCTTCGGCCTGCATGAGCATATAAAGGCTCATAGTTTTAAGCTTTTTGGCATATTAAACGGTGTCGATTACAATCAATGGAATCCCCAGACAGATAGGTTTATAAAGTGCCGTTACGATATTGACTCATTGGAGAATAAAAAGGAATGCAGAGAGGAGTTGATTTCTCTATTTGGTTTAAAGATAGGGGACGATGAGCCGTTGATAGGTTTCATCGGCAGATTGGTAAAGCAAAAGGGTATTGAATTGCTTGCTGCCTCGATAGAGGGCATGCTTAAGGATTTGAGAGTGGGGTTTGTTTTACTTGGGTCTGGAGAGCGGTGGGCTGAGAATTTTTTTTCAAGTCTTGCCTCTAAATACCCCGATAGATTTGGCTGTTTCATTGGGTATTCCGATGAGCTTGCCCATAAGATCGAGGCCGGATGCGATATGTTTTTAATGCCCTCTCTGTTTGAGCCGTGTGGTCTGAATCAGATATATTCGCTTAGGTATGGCACGCTACCCATCGTCAGGGCTGTTGGCGGACTCGACGATACGGTGAGAAATTACGACCCAGAAACAAAGGAGGGGTGGGGTTTTAAGTTCTGGGATGCCAACCCCGAGGCGCTGTTTAATACGATAGCCTGGGCGATAGATGTCTTTAGAAACGACAAGGAGGGATTTAGGGTTATGCAGAAAAGGGCCATGCGGTTGAGGTTTGATTGGTCTGCCTCATCAAAAGACTATTCGGATGTATACACCTGGGCAAGGATATACAAGAGGTTGAAGGGTGGCTAA
- the glgB gene encoding 1,4-alpha-glucan branching protein GlgB — MAKTSLFTDYDIYLFKEGTHAKIYEKLGCHLFEDGAYFAVWAPNAEYVSVVGDFNGYDKGKDPLSLRGDGSGIWEGFVKGVKKGQTYKFYIGSKFGGGFLKADPVAFYYETPPKSASVVWDLEYRWHDDDWMKSRSSKNRFDSPISIYEVHLGSFMRKVEENNRWLTYKELAGVLLDYVKDMGFTHIELLPITEHPFDGSWGYQTIGYFAPTSRYGCPQDFMEFVDTMHQGGIGVILDWVPSHFATDGHGLLSFDGTCLYEHEDPRLGYHPQWRSAIFNYGRNEVREFLISSAVFWFDKYHIDGLRVDGVASMLYRDFARKDGEWIPNKYGGRENLEAIDFLKQLNRTVYSMFDGVMTIAEESTSFPKVSWPVHEGGLGFGFKWNMGWMHDTLNYFKTDPIFRQYHHNELTFSIWYAFSENFVLPLSHDEVVHMKGSLINKMPGGYEEKFANLRALFAYMMAHPGKKLLFMGGEFAQFSEWNYAQSLDWHLLDYPHHKGVQDLIRDLNKIYKNNPAFWKYDNENRGFKWIDVNNAPQNIIAFLRKASNREQTVVVVCNFSGRMWDNYPLRVPFGGRWVEIFNSQDRKYNGFGRGDGSDYNAQPCNDCSGFNYFISVDLSPLSVSFFVPESSPNL; from the coding sequence GTGGCTAAAACATCGCTGTTTACCGATTACGATATATACCTGTTCAAGGAAGGGACACACGCCAAGATATACGAAAAGCTGGGTTGTCATCTGTTTGAGGATGGGGCATACTTTGCCGTCTGGGCACCCAATGCCGAATATGTCAGCGTTGTTGGTGATTTTAACGGTTATGATAAGGGTAAGGATCCGCTTTCTCTAAGGGGTGATGGCTCTGGTATCTGGGAAGGGTTTGTAAAGGGGGTGAAAAAGGGGCAAACCTATAAGTTTTACATAGGCTCTAAATTTGGCGGTGGGTTTTTAAAGGCAGATCCTGTGGCCTTTTATTATGAGACTCCACCAAAGTCCGCCTCGGTTGTCTGGGATCTTGAATACCGCTGGCATGATGATGATTGGATGAAAAGCAGGTCGTCGAAGAATAGATTTGACTCTCCCATATCTATATACGAGGTCCATTTGGGCTCGTTTATGCGCAAGGTTGAGGAGAACAACAGGTGGCTCACCTATAAGGAATTGGCAGGCGTTCTCTTGGATTATGTTAAGGATATGGGTTTTACGCATATTGAGCTGTTGCCCATAACGGAACACCCGTTTGACGGATCTTGGGGGTATCAAACCATAGGCTATTTTGCACCGACATCACGATACGGCTGCCCTCAAGACTTTATGGAATTTGTCGATACTATGCATCAAGGGGGCATAGGCGTAATTTTGGACTGGGTGCCATCACATTTTGCCACAGACGGCCACGGCCTTTTGAGCTTTGACGGGACATGCCTGTATGAGCATGAAGACCCCCGTCTTGGCTATCATCCTCAATGGAGGAGCGCTATATTCAATTACGGGCGCAATGAGGTTAGGGAGTTTCTCATAAGCAGTGCGGTTTTCTGGTTTGATAAATACCATATAGACGGCCTGAGGGTTGATGGCGTTGCAAGCATGCTCTATAGGGATTTTGCCAGGAAAGACGGTGAGTGGATACCCAACAAATACGGCGGCAGGGAGAACCTTGAGGCCATAGATTTCCTGAAGCAGTTGAATAGGACTGTCTATTCCATGTTCGACGGTGTTATGACCATAGCCGAGGAGTCAACCTCTTTTCCTAAGGTTAGCTGGCCTGTCCATGAGGGAGGCCTGGGTTTTGGCTTTAAATGGAATATGGGGTGGATGCACGACACATTAAATTACTTTAAAACAGACCCTATATTCAGGCAATACCACCACAACGAGCTGACATTTAGCATCTGGTATGCCTTTAGTGAAAACTTTGTCTTGCCATTGAGCCACGATGAGGTGGTTCACATGAAGGGTTCGCTAATCAACAAGATGCCCGGTGGATATGAGGAAAAATTTGCAAACCTTAGGGCTTTGTTTGCCTATATGATGGCGCATCCGGGTAAAAAGCTGTTGTTTATGGGTGGTGAGTTTGCCCAGTTTAGCGAGTGGAATTACGCCCAGAGTTTGGATTGGCATCTGCTTGACTATCCGCACCATAAGGGGGTTCAGGATTTAATACGGGATCTCAATAAAATCTATAAGAATAACCCGGCTTTCTGGAAATACGACAACGAGAATAGGGGTTTTAAGTGGATAGATGTCAACAATGCCCCGCAGAACATCATAGCCTTTCTAAGGAAGGCATCCAATAGGGAGCAAACCGTTGTTGTGGTATGTAATTTTTCGGGCAGGATGTGGGATAACTACCCCTTGAGGGTGCCCTTTGGCGGCAGATGGGTTGAGATATTCAACAGCCAGGATAGAAAATACAACGGCTTTGGCAGAGGAGATGGCTCAGATTACAATGCCCAGCCTTGTAATGATTGCTCAGGTTTTAACTATTTCATATCCGTGGATTTATCCCCTTTGAGTGTTTCGTTTTTTGTGCCTGAATCAAGCCCGAACTTATAA
- a CDS encoding glycogen synthase, translated as MKVLLASAELLGYAKAGGLADITYGLAAALSRMGVKLSVVVPLYGFAKNIEAFEEISLGGITFLHAEFDGLDVYFVKDEVFNGDCIYCSASGVFEGVHLRFAFFSRAILHLAQSMGFDVVHLNDWHTALAAYYLKANGFGGRVVLSIHNLSYQGIFDVSPEEVGIPKEYFNPDYFEFYGKLNILKGGIAFADRIVFVSDAYLKEALAGVFDFGLAGFLNRHKDKLSAILNGIDYGKFDPKNDIYIYEPYTAGNLRGKFRNKQRFTKELGLSCSKGALFSFIGRLVEQKGVDLILESLQDILSRDLNFVVLGDGDRDICNRFESFNAFNFKILCGYNEQMARRIYAASDFIVVPSVFEPCGLVQLIGFRYGCIPVVHGVGGLKQTVHDINDKECGLGFVYESQTKDGLLSRIDAALDLYKNKQRLGKIRRFNMSCDFGVERTAREYLSVYGFVGG; from the coding sequence ATGAAGGTGCTGTTGGCCTCTGCAGAGCTGCTTGGTTATGCCAAAGCGGGCGGTCTTGCCGATATTACTTACGGTTTGGCAGCTGCATTAAGCAGAATGGGCGTTAAATTATCGGTGGTTGTGCCGTTGTATGGTTTTGCTAAAAACATAGAGGCCTTTGAGGAGATTAGTCTTGGCGGTATCACATTTCTGCATGCTGAATTCGATGGGCTGGATGTGTATTTTGTAAAGGATGAGGTGTTTAACGGAGACTGCATTTATTGTTCTGCCTCTGGAGTTTTTGAGGGTGTACACCTTAGATTTGCCTTTTTTAGCAGGGCTATTCTTCATCTTGCGCAGAGTATGGGGTTTGATGTTGTTCATCTGAATGATTGGCATACGGCGCTTGCTGCCTATTATCTTAAGGCTAATGGTTTTGGTGGCAGGGTCGTTCTTAGCATACACAACCTATCGTATCAGGGCATATTCGATGTTTCACCTGAGGAGGTGGGTATACCAAAGGAGTATTTCAACCCCGATTATTTTGAGTTTTACGGCAAGTTGAATATCCTAAAAGGTGGCATAGCCTTTGCCGACAGGATTGTTTTTGTTAGCGATGCTTATCTAAAGGAGGCCCTTGCCGGCGTGTTTGATTTTGGTTTAGCCGGTTTTCTGAATAGACATAAGGATAAGCTGAGTGCAATCTTAAACGGTATAGACTATGGTAAGTTTGATCCGAAAAATGACATATACATCTATGAACCGTATACAGCAGGCAATCTAAGGGGTAAATTTCGCAACAAACAGCGTTTTACAAAGGAGTTGGGTTTAAGCTGCTCAAAGGGCGCCCTCTTCTCCTTCATTGGCAGGTTGGTTGAGCAGAAGGGTGTCGATTTGATTTTAGAGAGCCTGCAGGATATATTGAGCAGGGATCTAAACTTCGTTGTTTTGGGCGATGGAGATAGGGACATTTGCAATAGGTTTGAGTCGTTTAATGCCTTTAATTTTAAGATTTTGTGCGGATACAATGAGCAGATGGCAAGGAGAATCTATGCCGCAAGCGATTTTATAGTCGTTCCGTCTGTCTTTGAGCCGTGCGGACTTGTGCAGTTGATAGGGTTTAGATACGGGTGCATACCAGTTGTTCACGGCGTTGGAGGGCTGAAGCAGACGGTTCACGACATCAATGATAAGGAGTGCGGGTTGGGTTTTGTGTATGAGAGTCAGACAAAAGATGGATTGTTGAGCCGAATCGATGCCGCATTGGATTTATACAAAAACAAACAGAGGCTTGGTAAGATCAGGCGGTTCAATATGTCCTGCGATTTTGGCGTTGAAAGGACAGCAAGGGAGTATCTGTCTGTTTATGGCTTTGTTGGCGGTTGA